ataaattattcaactgtacagtttccacgggacggaccaagtcacaatcctctcgGTGcccgcccacacgcccgtcacctagcatgtgtgtcacctccaaaataatcacatgacacaaaaattctggggtttcaaaccctcggggccagatttaaaactattacttacctcaaaccgtgaaattatTTATTCTGCAATGGTTTTTCctcttgaattggcctccaaacgccttgaatctagccacaaataattcgattcagtcaataaaatttattggaattaatttcataagaaaatgctaattttctataaaaatccgaaatttagctcaacaaatcgcctgtggggcccacatctcggatcttgtcaaaagttacaaaatccggaagctcattcaatcacgagtctaaccataccaattttaccaaaatccgaccccagctcgaccctcaaatcttcaattttaactaagagggttttcaaacttttctaatttattcaccaattaaatgataaaaacaaccatggattcgggtaatttaaccaatattgagttaagaacacttacctcgttatttttctttaaaaactcccaaaaatcacctcttcccgagctccaatccctcaaaaactaaaaaatgggacgaagtcccattttcataacttaaactctctgcccagacatttgctctacgcgatcgcgaacattcccacgcgatcgcgaagaacaattttccaTCAACCAGATTTAACTCTACGTAATCGCGGACTTTtgcacgcgatcgcgatgaataacatcacagacctacgcgatcgcggaccaaaccacgcgatcgcgaagcacaaacgcgTGATTTCCATTTATGCCCAAttttctctacgcgaacgcgaccttcttcacgcaTTCGCGAATAACAAACTCACAGAGCTACGTGTTCGCGtcccgcttcacgcgatcgcgaagcataaaatATCACTGCCTCACAttaacactacgcgatcgcagatatccccacgcgatcgcgtagaacaaaacccccactgaccaactaagcctacgcgatcgcagacgcattcacgcgatcgcatagaaggaaaacaGCATTAGATATcaaaaaattccagcagctgttcaagttcaaatttttgatccgttaacaatccaaaactcacccgagcccctcgggacctcaaccaaatataccaacaagttctaatatatcatatgaacttagtcgaaccctcaaatcacctcaaacaacgctaaaaccatgaattacaccccaattcaagcctaatgaactttaaaatttctaatttcgacAAATGactccagaacctatcaaatcatgtccgattgacctcaaattttgcacactaagTCATAAATGTCATAACTGAGGtgttcaaatttttagaatcggattccgaccccgatatcaaaaattcaaccccctggtcaaactttctaaaaattaaactttcggcatttcaagcctaattccaccacggacctccaaataattttccgtacACGCTCCTGAGTCCATATCCGGTCTACTTTTCTAACTTagatttttaattatgagactaagtgtctcatttcacttcgaatttcttctggacccgaaccaactaacccggtaagtcataaaacaactatagaacataaattgagtagtaaatgggagaacagggttataatactcaaaatgaccggccgggtcattacagttatacacgaaagtatattacattctcccctcacaagtggttcagggtcaggaaccaaataatttcatcttattattattgatgtgtagtgtatattttgattaacatcataatgcacaaagatgagttcccacagttgaggaagcaagttagtttttctaacatgggggggaggggggggacaggataaacagttgagaaaaagttacgtgaaatgaattatcatttctacatctagatcctcgaataaaataatatgaacttgaaattcataaaaagataattcatctgcaatatattgcaaagcattcaaggcgcatttgctgacccaaagaaagtaactatattctcactgaaaatgctcctattagaataagtcctagaaggacaaagtctatggtacgtttaaagcatatagacaaatcggtttcaaataaatttcttgataaagaagatgagcaaatgatcatatTAAGGAGActagtgatctagaagatcataTGATATaatacttcataaaatctcacGAGAGGTTCAGGTACttgaaaatatgaatgaagagatcgttatgtttttatgaaaaatggaggttggaaccgatataaaatgttcgtcgacTACATCTATGATAatgctaaatatatatatatgaggatcTTAAGTTGGAGAAACAATTCAAGTTGAATTGTTTTCATATGGAAGACATGTAGTTTTTGACATgcagttcaaacacttgaaagtataaagtcaatggtgtgtGCAATCACATTTATCTATCTTAGATGTCTatcatgacatgaaaacttgatatgcatctaaagtctatttatatgacttatatgacttaacttatatgacaatccctgaaggatttaaattgcttaaagcatatactattcttggtcctgaagtaccacatcataagtacaatttgtgcacatatgcatcttgctataactataagcatgataatatgatagcgAGAATCTTTATGGAGGTATTGAAAAGGCCATTCCACGGTATTTTATGAAGACATTACATATCTctcaagaatgatgatttcaaggtgcaacatattcattcaagttaatatggctgatttattTATCAAATCTATATATACCAacgatcttttgaagatggtgcacaagattggaatgcgaaggctcaaggatgtgaattgatactctcatcagggggagttaatacgcattgtactctttttcccttacaaggttttattccactgggttttccttgcaaggtttttaacgaggcaaccaaaagacgtattgttagatatgtgtactctttttccttctctagaatatTTTTCCACTggtttttattttagttaaggttttaatgaggcacattatctgttgaatagacattcaagggggagtgttataaatagtattttatttatggtgaatgtttatatttagagagattttagggttgttacttggtggctaagtcatttttcccctataaatagaggggttctatttcattgtaattcatctcatatcaataagaattctctctctgtaatattcttcttcttcttttattgtttcgtAACAATTTTAAATAATGCGCATTTTTAATCTTTATAGCCTTTGTTTGGAAATATGGACCGCATGTCCTCTATGCTACAAGAACGCGTAATTTTCATCCAGTGAGCCACCTTAATTGTAACATTGTAATGAATAATAAGAAGAGATTCATAAAACGCACTATTGTGTttcaatttatattaaaaaaatgagaTTGTTATACTATTCATTAATTGATGACGAAATTACATTGTGATGCATGCAAATTTATAATTGGCAAAGATATCTTTAGGATAATTTAATATATACCAAAGGGATTTCCTTCGATGATATCATTTAGTGTTTAATCCGATTAAGGAAATTTTTTGTATCATTATTATAAGTTACCATTTAGTTAGTTATTTGaaatggaagaatttcgaaaatTTCCTTTTACATGAATTTCTTTTAAATCGTAAGAGTGGTAGGTTGAGCAAAATGTCATCCCAGTTTATAAGTACGTAGTAATATATAAACATGTAATTGTTTTCCCCCAATGTCTAGTACATTTTTAATTTTAACCTCAAATATCGAAGTTGATATGTTGTTGATGATGGTCCTATATATATGCGGGATTTGAGTCCAAAGAACTGCTTATTAATAAATTAAGTAAGCTTAAATGAAGGAGATTGGCTTATAGTATTCAATTACATACTTATATTGTGATCCATAAACAGATTATAAGTAAAGATAATTTCAGTAAGAAATTTATATCAGAAAGAATACCTTCCATATTCTTTAAGTATGATCCGATTAAGAAAATCtcttgtaccattatttatacatCATGTGGTTCCCCAAATGTTTCAtccaagaagaaaaaataaaaaggttgACAAGTTCTTATCATggcattatcatcatcaacaacggGAGAGAAAAAAATGTTAACATTGAAGAGCGGTGATAACGAAGAATTTCACCTTGACGAATCTTTGGTCTTACAGTCTGATCTTATCAAGACCATGGTGAAAGATGAACGTGTTTCCACCATACCATTGCCTAGCATCAAAAGCAAGACGCTGGTTAAAATCATTGAATACCTCAAGAAATATGCGGAGCTCACTGCTACCTCGAACAAAGAAGACTTCAAGAATATCCAGAAAGAGTTTGTGAATATTGTCTTAGAAGAACTGCTTGACATAACCGTGGCAGTAAATTATCTGAAAATCAATGGTTTGCTGGAATTCTGTTGCCAGGCTGTGGCTGACAGAATAAAGGACAAGAGTGTTGAAGCCGTTCAGAAGATTTTTAAAATTGAAAGTGATTTCACCTCAGAAGAAGTGGCAGAGTTTAAAAGGGAAACTTCTTGGGCCTTTGAAGGTGACCTTGATGATACTACCAACTAGGATTTTATGGTAGTGAAGGGAAACATTTATATTTGATCTGAATTATCCTATAGAATTGATTTCTTTCATGTACCGATTTGGTGGATATGTGTTTGATTTTTGAAATAAAGCTTTATGCTAATAAAAAGGTAGAAACGATCTGATATAGTAAAGGGTATTTGATAGTATTTATCTATTCCTTGAAAACTTTGTATTCGATCATTTATATGCTATCTATATATAGCTATTTTGTCTTCGTGTTGGTTCGAGTGATATTTGAAATTAATCATAATAGATCTCTTTCTTGTATCGATCAAGCTAATATCATTtgaattttggaaaaagaaaaagttatgCTAATAAAAGGAAAATCATAATTAATTTCTTAATGAAGGATGGTTGAAAATATTGAATTCCAGAATACCTTTGATATGTTCAGTATATTATAGCTATCTTTTGTTTTCATGTTGGTTCGATTGAACTATTTGAAGTAGCTATCATTTGATAACAATTAAAAAATAATCAGATATATCCTTGCTCTTTTATATATGTGACGGCAATGGTTTAAATATAATCTCGTTTATACACTACTTGAGCACCAATTATATTTTACTACCTTGATTTAATAAtgaataaaatcatgaaaatatCCAAACCTGAATTATCAATTTTGCTTTGACACATTACGTGTCAATAGATCAGCTTGGTGTTAATTCCACCCGAACCAGCTAGCTATTCAGTGATATacaccttttgtttttcttgaatttttcattttattcCATGAAAAGGTTTTAGCATATATCTTTCATCAAAGGCAACTAGCAGGTAGTTTATTATGGATATCAAGTGCCATCAAGTAAGTTTCCTTTTTAATGAATTGTTGTGAAATAACCATATATGAGATTTTCTAACGACTATCTTTCTCAATCTACTTTAAATTCTATATATCGTGTATAATATACTTGCCCTATCAGGTaattcataatataattattgGTAAATCTTTATACTAAACAACACTACAGTGGTTAACCTTACAAAACTAGTACTCCACTAAAACATGCTGTGGAGATGAGTCTCATACGTACTTTGACAGTTAGACAAGATGCAATTATCTGGTGTTAAACTTGGGTATGATAATTAAAGCCAATTTCTTTGTAAGCTAAGATTTAGATGCTTGTAGGAGCTTAGGATATTTTGTGCACTAACCCTCTTCTTTGAATAATGGCAGATAGGACCCAACTTTGGTTTAGAAgttataattaaaaagaaaaaattgtcGTCGTATATgttgtgaagaaaaagaaaagaaaaaattctttttgaaccGTGTGGAAAACGATATTTATTTTTACTTCACACTAAATGCGAACGGTAAAAATTGCAAGCAAATAGAGAGCAACAGATTGTCATCAATCATTGTTATAAGCTtcgtttgtacatatatatattgacttATGCTTGatcttttgattttgaaatataaCAAACAAAAATTCATAACGAATGGAAACACAACGAAGTATTAAATTCATAGGTAATAAGTTTTCTAATAAAATCCCATATAAGTAGGGTAATGAAACCGAAATTACTAGGACAAAAATtcatattagaaaaataaaaggaaacagCTAATATATTAAAACATAACCAAAAACCCTAAAGATTACATAAACGAATACATAATTAAGTCTAGTCAAGGGATTCATCGAATTCTTCTCCTTCAAAGGCCCATTCATTGTCTTTTCGAATGGCATCTTCTTCCTCTTTAGTGTAATCACATTCAACATTGAAAATTTTTCTAACAGCCACGTGCGACTTGTTCTTAATCTTGTCAGCAATAGCCTGAGCACAAAGATCAAGCAAAGGCTTAATGTCAAGGAAATTTGCAGCCAATATGATGTTGAAGAGTTTTTGCATCTTAACGCTAACGAATTCCTTATCGAAGTCcttgatttttgttttcttgatttcttcttcttcttcgtctgaaCCCGAGATCTCTGCATGCTTTTTGAGGTACTCGATAGTCTTGATTAGGGTTTCAGTGTCAACGTTGGGTAGTGGTATGATGTTGGACGCACAATcatcttctaccatgttcttgattgttacaGACCCGATGGCGATGGATTCTTCTAGTTGAAACTCGTCGCCATCGTTACTCTTCAAGATCAAAACCTTATTCTCTGTTGCGGGTGTTATTTTTGAAGATGATGCCATGAGAAAAGTTTTTCTTAGGAAAAAGTTTGGACTAGCAGAAGGTTTGAGAAAAAAATTCCAAAGAAGTGAATGAAGAGGAATTGGTATAGGCATTGGTATTTATAGGGATTAAGCTAAACCCAAACATATTTGGATTTAGTTCTTGGTTTTTCTAAACCAACTTGGTCTCGGAAACCAACCTTATAACTGACTTCAGCCTAAACTAGTTTTACATGGAAAAATTTCCGAAACTAgtatttcctctttttttccttttttccaaacCAATTCAAAACTGATTATTTCAAACCAAATTCAAACACGTTctggaaagaaaaacaaaaccaaaTGCATATTATAGAACTAATGTTCCAAGGAGATAACAAATCAGCAATAAGgataataaatcataattatacATTAACAGATTTACACCTTGTTCGCAACATATTTTAAttctttaatcacataattatCTTTTTTCAATGGAGCACATATTTGATTTAATTTCTTTAATCGCATAAAGTTCCCCAAATAATACAAAATTCACCCCCAAAAAATGCTACTCGTAATTACCAAACACCCTTGACATAACATCACTAATATATTTCCCCTATTTTTATCTAAGATGGTCAATCTGGATAACATTTCATAGTCCACATGCTAGcttaattaaataatgaattgAACAGAACCCTCAGCAGCTACTGTTTGCAGCAACCTTCAAATGGGATTTCTGAACTCAAACACTTATGTCTGAATCTGTTTGCATCTCACATCTGCTACAAGATGGCGGATATGGGGCGCATACCATTTCACCCTCTCGACGTGTTCTACTGATACATCCCAGTAGTGACCTGTTAACAGTGAAATATTCGATTAGCGATCTCGACGTGGTTTACTTCTCCAAGTTTCTAGCCAAGGCTTAACAGCAAGAATGTAACATAATCCTGttgatataaggttggaaaaaaTATACCTTCAGATCTAGCAATTTCTTGAATTGACTGGGAAACATAGTTTGTCCAGACATTTTCTTCAGAATCTTTGACATTGCCATGGATGTGCAATATACCACCCTTCTCTCTGCATTTCACACATTAGGTTAGAGATTAAATTGACAGGAGACTAGCAGATCGAGGAACCTAATGCAAATCGAAACAAGGTTTATTGCATGTTATGAGAGAATATCCCAGGCACTACATTCAACAAAAGTTTTTGTTAGAAGTTCCCTAATTTTCGTGCAGTTATTAGAAAgagagaatttaaaaactaaaaaggAAGGAGGATTTCGGTTGAATTTCATTTGCCAATTGTTTTttctttcctcatttgtttgatAGCAAGACAAGAGACAGAATAGCGAAATAAAAGAGAGATCACACAGTATTTCCATTCCCTTCCGCTTCCACAGGTCTTAATCTTTTCTATGAATCGATTTACTAAAGGGAATAAACGAGATTCTAAACCATATTGATAACATTTTCGAGATATACATACCTTAATGCTCTGACAGCAGTAACCCAACTACCCTCGCTTGTGGGAATGAGACCGAGACACACTCTATCAGCTACACCCTGCAAGTGAACAAATATCCAGAGACGAAATATTAATGCCCATTAAAAGGATTGAACACAAGAATCAAACTAAGCAAGTGAAGcaatttcttttttgaaaaaaataattaactgaCAAGACAAGTTAGCTGATAAATATTTACAAGCATAAAGATATTAACAAAACTAAGAAAAAAGATGGCATTGGCAATGATTAAAGTTGCATACTTTTGGCGCTGTAATTCGATTATCTCCTTCGAGTAATACACAACGATCAGCAACAAGATTAGCTTCAACGTTACGACGAAGTGCCTCAACCGCATAGGGGTTCCATTCACAAGCATACATAAGCTTGGCTTTGGCCCTAACAAAGTACATTACAAACACAATAAATCTCTGACATGATATCAAGGAAAGAACAAAGGTATGATTAGCAATTCTGGAATTTTAGGCATTAAGACCAATCAATGGATTGCATCAAGACCATAACATATCTACTGCCTCGTGCAAATCATGTACACGTAAAATCACCTTGAGAtgtgaaaagtgaaaaaaaaattataaataaggCTTAAATTAACACCAATCAAATATCCAACTCCATTTTTGCTCGAGGTTTATACAGTCGAATTGAAGGCAGAGATTGAAATGATTGTACATAAAGAAAGTGAAAAGGAGATAGAAGCAACAAAGAATCACCTCACTAAGAAGGGTAGGACAAAGTATCCAATACCAGCAAACAAATCTACTATAACTTCGTCTTTGCAGTCAAAGTGGCCCATTCGAAGCTTCTCAGAGAGATTACCCCATGAAAACATGCACTTGGTAGCATCAAAGGAATAAAGAATTCCATTTTCTCGGTGGTTGACCCAACCGTCATCTCCAACAAGAATCTCCAAAGTACTGTCCCTCGTACCAGTTGGTGCAATTCGCCCCTAAATAATTAAGCGCACACCATTAACAACATAAGCAACGAAATCAATCAACTAGAGTGGCAGTGGAACATTTCTACAACTTTGGAAAAGCAAGTAGATCGTTAAGTCACTGCTTCAACTACTACCTAAATGGCAGTTTTCAGGATAAATTAAGCTGAGCTCATAAGAAGACACTCCAGGAGCAGGAAATAATGCTATGACACCACTAACACTTCAAGAATCTGGGAGGCTATTCACGGTGTTATAGAAGTTATGAAAAAAGACTTAAACATATTTAACATGCTACTCCgtcaatttcaaattaaatatcaGCAAAAGATAATTTTAAGTTTCTTGAAATCATATTCCTTTCTACTTGTACACGCAATTAGTTGACGAGGCCTCTCATTTACCCAACAACTTAAAGAAAAGTAACTTATCACACTTTTATACCCGCTTGTCATAGTTGTTGAATTATGTAACCAAATCATCTGAAAGCTAAGCTATTAGAGATGACACTTTTTTCTCAGGTCAAAGAGATGACACTTATAtttgcttaattatagctttaatACGCCTATTTTCGTGCAGGTATGAATCTCTTTTTCATGAACCAAGCAAGCACAAAGGTGAAACTTGAATCTAGGACTTTTTCCTGCTCTAGTACCATTTTGAATTGTGCAACCAGCTCATCTAGAAGCTTAAGCAATTAGAGAGAATACATATTTAgagtgaaaaaagaaagaaaaagacgaACGGAGCTACTTTTTGTTTCTCATCTAGCCGTAAACAAAAGCCACGCCCTCGGTAACCCAGCTCAATATTGAAATTACTAGCATCGAGTTCATTACAAAAAGAATAATTTGAACAAGGTAAGAGGTAAATAATTCTCAAACTTCATAGGAtcgtttttttaaaaacaaaaattttcCTAAAAAAGTGCTGACTGTATCGCTGACATTAGGCACTCAACCAACAATGGAATTCCGACAAATTAGCGACATACAAAAGGAATGTCAACCAGGTGTTGGGTCACATCTTACACTAATAGTTAAGCATGCACAATTTTTTTGTGAGTATAGTAcccataattatttttaaagaaagtgTACACTAGGACCGTAAGCTACTTTTGTCTAAAATGCAAGTAACTAAAAGCACGCATAATAATACTCCTAAGAATAGTTAAGTAATAAACTATCACTAACTTACTTGTCGAGCAAGGCGATGAGCCCCCAGGGATTTTGCGACTATAAACCAAAGCTCCTGGCCAATCAAGTCCCATGCTGAGTCCTTGAAGGATGTTACGGGAAGCACAACAATATCACCAAGTCGTTCCCATCTGATGAGAGGAAGGATGTCAACTTATCACCTTATATTGGACACTTAGAAAACAACAACTAATTCACTATTCTGAgataaaataagccaaaaataacaaaaaatgaaACCTTGAAGGTAACTCCTCTAAAAGTTGCAACGGCAGACCTCGGTCACTTAACAGAGTGGCAACAGCTTCAGACATTACTTTGAATGGAGAATGTGAAGCTTTTTTAACTCTGACGATTTCATCAGCTAGTATAGTTGCTCCACATTCAATCAGAATGTTCAAGGCTGTTGAAATGCATGTATCTTTCACTGGTATTCCCTCTTGACACACAGATTCAGGAACATCTCCCAGGTTATTTCTCTGGTTGAATAAAGCGCAAAAGTTTTCTGTGACAGGGAAACAGATATCCTTTCCATCATCCTGCGGATGGACCTTTCTCCCGAGATCTAACCATCCAAACTTTTTCAACATATCCTTTGCCATTTTTGCATCTTTCCTTTTGAGCCGAATAACCCAATGGGAAGCAACCATCTGACTTCCAGCAATTCCAGAATCTCTACCCTCTGAATTCTGATGAAAGCTTCCGTTATTTACTGGTTCCACTTCATTCTGTGGAAAACAAGAGGAAATGTTCATTTCTCTCATCGTTTCTTCCTCTTGATAAATGGCATGCTTATTTTCCTCGTGTAAATGCGTGGGACATTCTATTAGTGATATCAAAGGTAACAGATCTACTTTCACTGGTTCACTGAACTTTGTTCCAAATGCATAACAGGCTGCCCCACCACCAATCATTATTAGGTCATTATCAACAATATTTGCCGTACTACGAACAAACAGGCCTTCACCAATAGAACTGATAGTAATATGCTTCCACAAATGAGATTCCAGATTGAGTAATGATAATCTCTGGTTCTGTTGACTAACAGGACAGCCCCCAATGATCCCGAGATATTTCTTATAAATAAACATAGAATGAGAAAATTTTGCAGCTGGTCCTCCAATCATCTTTTCTTTCTTCCAAAGACATGTTTTCACGTCAAAACTATACAGGTCCCCTAGAGCCTTCTGCCCATCATATCCCCCAAATACAAATAATTGAGTTCCATATGCTGCCATTGAATGAGAATGACGTGCACATGGAAAATCCCCTTGAACTTGTACTTCGCTCCATTCAAAGTTTTGTGTGTCGAAGACATACACTGATGAGAATATTAAATCATTCTGAATTCCCCCAAATACATAAATTCTTGAACCTACAGCAGCTGCAGCATGTCTATGCCTGTACTGCACAAAAGTAACTGACTATCTTAGAGTATGAGGTtaagaaataaattatatataagaGATTCTTACACAAAAAAAAGAGTATAAATCTCTGAAAGGTAATATTTCTGCTAAAGAAGACACCAGAATATAACTATATAGAGAGCAGAAACACTTCACACAGtagccattgaagaaaagaagacATAAACAGCACCTTGGAAGGAATGGACTGTTCGAACACTCTAACAGCCGCCAATCTTTCTTTGTCACATTAAAAACCCACACATCATTCAGAATATTCAAAGGGTCAGCTCTTCCTCCAATCACATACATTGAATCTCCAATCATAGATGATGTATGGCCCACACGTGGACATGGGGCATTCAAAACATCAATCACTTCCATCCTTCCACTTTCTATATCAAGAAGCAATAGATCATCTCTTCGCGCATGTCTTCCTATTCCTCCAAAGCCACCAAATATGAGAACCTTCTTGTTATCCACATTATCCACTGTAGAAGCAGAGTGACCCCAGAGGAATAGCCTCTCAATTGATTCACCAGAAATCACTAATTTAACAGTGTGTAGGTTGATTTCAGGGGCTACTTCTGATCCTgtcaattaattaaatattaggACTTGTTGTCACATTCAAGGGAATGTATCCTGCAATGCAACATACATTAGCGGTCAGA
The sequence above is drawn from the Nicotiana tabacum cultivar K326 chromosome 13, ASM71507v2, whole genome shotgun sequence genome and encodes:
- the LOC107819036 gene encoding SKP1-like protein 1; this encodes MALSSSTTGEKKMLTLKSGDNEEFHLDESLVLQSDLIKTMVKDERVSTIPLPSIKSKTLVKIIEYLKKYAELTATSNKEDFKNIQKEFVNIVLEELLDITVAVNYLKINGLLEFCCQAVADRIKDKSVEAVQKIFKIESDFTSEEVAEFKRETSWAFEGDLDDTTN
- the LOC107819038 gene encoding SKP1-like protein 11, which translates into the protein MPIPIPLHSLLWNFFLKPSASPNFFLRKTFLMASSSKITPATENKVLILKSNDGDEFQLEESIAIGSVTIKNMVEDDCASNIIPLPNVDTETLIKTIEYLKKHAEISGSDEEEEEIKKTKIKDFDKEFVSVKMQKLFNIILAANFLDIKPLLDLCAQAIADKIKNKSHVAVRKIFNVECDYTKEEEDAIRKDNEWAFEGEEFDESLD
- the LOC107819037 gene encoding tRNA wybutosine-synthesizing protein 2/3/4 → MEFEKRKAATVASINSPETDKSPKGNIDAPIIPLLNTLNSHPSYFTTSSCSGRISILSTPTTPFNNPTKKKAKGGKWVFISHDPIQPHLILPLLFSTESTQKVSELNQPHSLVFRFEPLIIAVECKDIESAQFLVSLAISCGFRESGITSVNKKRVIIAIRCSIRLEVPLGDTEKLMVSPEYVEYLVMLANEKMETNKKRTDSFLDALLKNGFSGTRIGNEEFLDNGKVECDEGPVCFNTKEAGLLENSLGNAVSGNGNAKRRDFDDSYSGSEVAPEINLHTVKLVISGESIERLFLWGHSASTVDNVDNKKVLIFGGFGGIGRHARRDDLLLLDIESGRMEVIDVLNAPCPRVGHTSSMIGDSMYVIGGRADPLNILNDVWVFNVTKKDWRLLECSNSPFLPRHRHAAAAVGSRIYVFGGIQNDLIFSSVYVFDTQNFEWSEVQVQGDFPCARHSHSMAAYGTQLFVFGGYDGQKALGDLYSFDVKTCLWKKEKMIGGPAAKFSHSMFIYKKYLGIIGGCPVSQQNQRLSLLNLESHLWKHITISSIGEGLFVRSTANIVDNDLIMIGGGAACYAFGTKFSEPVKVDLLPLISLIECPTHLHEENKHAIYQEEETMREMNISSCFPQNEVEPVNNGSFHQNSEGRDSGIAGSQMVASHWVIRLKRKDAKMAKDMLKKFGWLDLGRKVHPQDDGKDICFPVTENFCALFNQRNNLGDVPESVCQEGIPVKDTCISTALNILIECGATILADEIVRVKKASHSPFKVMSEAVATLLSDRGLPLQLLEELPSRWERLGDIVVLPVTSFKDSAWDLIGQELWFIVAKSLGAHRLARQGRIAPTGTRDSTLEILVGDDGWVNHRENGILYSFDATKCMFSWGNLSEKLRMGHFDCKDEVIVDLFAGIGYFVLPFLVRAKAKLMYACEWNPYAVEALRRNVEANLVADRCVLLEGDNRITAPKGVADRVCLGLIPTSEGSWVTAVRALREKGGILHIHGNVKDSEENVWTNYVSQSIQEIARSEGHYWDVSVEHVERVKWYAPHIRHLVADVRCKQIQT